From the Lemur catta isolate mLemCat1 chromosome 1, mLemCat1.pri, whole genome shotgun sequence genome, the window TCAGGGCTCAGTGGTGAAGAGCCTGCTCCTCGGAAAATATTGACAGcagagaaataagggaaatacctgctttgctttcctttttaaatatgaagggggaggggagtgaggaggaggttcaattgcctttcttttttttttttttttaagacagagtcccactctgtcgccaggctggagtgcaatggcgtcatcacagctcactgcagcttccaactcctgggctcaagtgatcctcccacctcggcctcccaaggtgctgggattataggtgtgagccaccgtgactgGCCAAACACCTGCTTTTCACTCATAGGACATCTCTGGGGATAGAACTGTGCAGGGAGACAGGACAGGAGGAAAAGTAACACCATGCACTGGGAGGGTGCAGGCTCAGCAGTAGCTCCTGGGTCCTGTCTGGTGATGGGACAGGCACAGATGTCCCATGTCAGGAATGCGGCCCAGAGTAGGGCTCATCTAGGGGTGATCCTACCTCCAGGGGACACTGGGCAGTGTCTGGGGACACCTGTGGTTGTCAGGACTGGGTTGGGAGGAGCTcctggcatggggtgggtgggggcagggacactGCAGTGCCCGgatggccccaccccagagaacgCCCCAACCCCACTGTCCACAGCTCCGTGGGGGAGATTCTGATCTAGTGAGATTCTCAGCAAGATGAGAACATCAAGAATGTTCCCAAAACACTGCCTCTAGAGGGCAAAAGTTCCAACTACtggcccggtgcggtggctcacacttgtaatcccagcactttgggaggctgaggtgggaggatcccttgaggccaggagttcgagaccagcctggccaacatagtgagaccctcatctctacaaaaatagaaaattatccggcatggtggtgcacacctgtagtcccagctattcaggaggctgaggcaggaggatcgcttgagcccagcagttggaggctgcagtgagctttgatgataccactgtactccagcttagtgacagagcaataccctgtctcaaaataaataaatatgtgtgtatatatacacacacacacatatatatatatttcagccTCACGGGCCACACAGTCTGTGTCAAAATTACTCAATTCTGCAGCCACAAACGATATATAAATGATGAGTATGGCTGTgtgtcaataaaactttatttacaaaaagtcGACCCCCTGATCCATAAGTGATCCGATTGGCTTTACTTATACTAAtctcattttctgctttaaaaacatGTGTCCTTGCTGTTTTACTTATTTAGCACCTTTTGTTTTCACAGACGATGTTGTTCCACTCTTTTGCCCACTCTAGTTTAATCTAAAGGCACACATgtactgttttaaattttcctaGTGGTTAACtctatgttgtttttaaaaaaacatagtgAATTGAATTTTGCCAGTTATCATTTATGCAACAGAATGTACTGATTCTGGCCATACACAATGAATATACTTAATTATCGTCATCTGCAAATGTGAATTCCCGCCGAGAAAATCCcagcaaaattaatttaaaattcagaaaagaagCCAGTTTCTAAATCAATTCCAAAATCATGAGATGTTCCATATATAGCAGACTTAACCATTTAAGAAGTGCAATGGAAAAAAAGACGTcatggaaaaatatctcatttgtaTTAACAACCAGAAATAACTTCGTATATTTACCCTTTAAAAGAAACGTGCAGCTAAAAGAtgccctacaaaaaatagaaaacttagccgggtgtggtggtgagtgtctgtggtcccagctactcaggaggctgaggcaaaaggatcgcttgagcccagcagttggaggctgcagtgagctgtgatgacgccattgcactccagcctgggcgacagagcgagactctgtctcaaaaagaaaaaaactttttttgcaaAAGGTGTATGAGTTTCCtatagctgctgtaacaaatgaccacaaagttagtggcttaaaTGAAACAAACTTACTCTCCCACAGTTCTGGGGTCAGAAATCTGACATGGTCTccctgagctaaaatcaaggcgTGGCAGGGCCAGTCCCTCCTGGGGGCTCCAAGGAGAACCCACCTCCCGCCTTTCCCAGTGTCTAGCAGCCGCCCGTGTCCCTCAGCTCAgggcccttcctctccctccagaGCCAGCGGCGCAGCATCTTCCAGTCTCTCTGCCTCCGACCCTCCCGCCTCCTGGTGGGAGGGCCCTGTGCTGACACTGGGCCCCTGGGTCATCCAGAATGACCTCCCATCTTGAGGTCCTTATCCCTTTTGCCACATGAGGTGACATACCCACAGGCCCCAGGATTAGAATGGGGACATCTTTGGCGGCTGTAATTAAGCCGACCAGAAAATGATGAGTTAGAAGTCCTGTAAGCTCCATAATTCTTAAATTGGCCCTGGAAGTAGCTGAGGTGTGTTGCAAAACCAGAGTCACAAGGCAGTGTAGGAAACAGTGGCATCTGTGGAAGGCATTTCTGAGGCATCTGCACTTGGCAGGAGAGAAATTGTCCCTTCCTGGAGCCGCTGCGCCCTCTAGGGGAGGGACGTTGCGCACAACTGCTGTTGAACGTGGCAGGGCTGAGGTCTCCTGTGCCCTGGTTGCCTCCGTCTAGCCCTTCCCTGCAGCCAGAGCTGCAAAAAACCGGATCTGTGAGTCCAAGCTGCTCTCTTGTCAGCTCCTGGAACAATGTTCCACATtgaaagggaccccagagatCGTCACCTGGTCCCCACATATTTCACGTATATAACGAAAAAGGTTTGTGGCAAAGTCACTTGTCTAAGGCTGCGGAGCTGGTTAGCAGCGGCTGGGCCACAAACTGCCCATCTTTTCCCTGAGTCTATTCTTTGATGGGTGGTTAAAAGTTTTctgccatgttttctttttcaaggcaAACAGGGCAGACAGTAAAGTCACATTCAGTGAGAGCAGGAAGTAACTCTTgggcaaaatgaaaacacaaagtcGATGTGGGCCCCTTCGCACACCAGCTTTTCCCAATCTCTATTTTCTAGACGTTTCTGTTTCAGTGGTCCTAACCTCCCACCCTGTGAAATTTAAACCCAGCGACAACACACTGTGTCTTTAAGTATTTGGGTCCCTTGTGATATCTAAGATGTTCTTGAGCCCCAAGAACCGAGACTCAGCCCCTGGGCACAGGCAACCTGTTGACAAAGGCAGGAAAACACAATTGACTACGGGCAGCAGCTGTGGGCACCAAACACAATTTATTCTGAAGTTCACATCCGGCTCAGGAGGGTGGCCAGGACTGGGACCCTCCCCGCCACCCCTGACCCACATGGGAAGCTGCCTGGCCAGGCCACTGGGGACACCCTGCATCCTTGGGGACATGATGGTGCCGAGCTTTGGGCGTCATCTTGCAGGGACAAGGAGATATAATCAATCAAACAGTTCCTGGTTTCCTGAAGTCCTACTCGGGCTGGGCTGTGAGGTCTGTTTCCTGGGTGCTCTAAGAGCTGGACCCCAGACTCAGGTGGTTTCTGTGAGGACCAGGGCACGTGCCTGGAGCTCTGGACTTAGGCAGTGACAGTGGGCTAAATGCACTTGTTCCATTTCCCAGCAGACACCGGGAGACAGGTAGAAAGTGCCCCTCTCTTGCGATCATCTGGAACACCTGGAGATAACCCGAGCTCTGTGTGTTTTGGGACGGTgcgggggctgggcaggaagggcTGCCGCTGACAAAGGCCACTGGCTACTCTGGAGGGGCGGGAATGGAAGGGGCTTGCAGGGGCAGGACGTGGCCTCCTTTGGTCACAGGCCCTGGTCCTAGCCCCAAGGTGAGCAGACAGTGCTCACGGATTTTGGTGCCAAAGCCCCTGGGGCCATGGATCCAAGGCTGCCTAGCAGCTGGCAGGCATCCCAAGTAAGGCCCGTTACCGCAGATGCAAGGACGCCGCATTGCAGCAGGGAGAGAAGTTCCCCGGGACAGATTCACTCCCGGGTCAGTCACAAGGAAGCGGGTGCTGTTCCGGTGGGGGGGGCTGATGAACTTCTGGTGAAGAAAAGCTCTTTTAAAaagatggccgggcgcggtggctcacgcctgtaatcctagcactctgggaggccgaggcgggcagatcgctcgaggtcaggagttcgagaccatcctgagcaagagtgagaccccgtctctactaaaaaaaaatagaaagaaatgatctagccaactaaaaatatatatagaaaaaattagccaggcatggtagcgcatgcctgtagtcccagctactcgggaagctgaggcaggaggatcacttaagcccaggagtgtgaggttgctatgagctacgctgacaccacggcactcactccaacctgggcaacagagcacgactctgtcttaaaaaaaaaaaaaaaaaaaaagatatcttgcCAGGCGCGGtgggtggctcacgactgtaaccccagcacactgggaggccgaggccggaggatcccttgatccaaggagatcgagaccagcctgggcaatacagtgagaccccatctcaaaataaaacaactcaaGGTGGTCATCAATGAAACTGTATAAAAGTTAGACCTTTTATGACACACAAAGGGGCGCTTAGGAACTGACTCAAACATGGGACGCAGGGCCTGGAGTTGCAGCGTCCAGGAAACCCCAGAGAACAAGTAGCGCACTCGGGGGAACCACAGAGACAGAGTGGGTTAGGAAGAGCGGGGGCCAGTGGTCACGTCGTACCTCTGTGTGAGCTCAGCAGCGGCTCCAGTGTGCGCTGAGAGAAGCGGCAGCAGTGTATTCCCGCCCTCCGCTGGCCGGGAACTGCCGTCCTCTCTCCTCCAGGCAGGGCCAAGGCTGTGCCTACCCAGCACCCAGTGGAGGCCAggcaggttggggtgggggctggagtggGGACAGAATTTCCTGGGACGCTGGTGGCCACAAGGGCTGGGGCAGCTGAGGACGTTCTCCAGCTCGCTAAGAAATGCAAGTGGTTTAAAAACACAGGGTTTTCCGGTTGCTGACAACACACAGAATTAGAGTTCAGGTTCAATCCCACTTCACAGGTGggagacaggctcagagaggcggGCGCTGGGCCTGTCAGCGCTATGTGGCCAGGCTCGAGACTGGGGGGAAGGAACCCGCCGTCCAGGGCTGGGGTCTCCTGGCGACACCCCGACAGTGGCAGGAGCACAGGTTTGAGGGATGAAAAGCTCCCAAGGTGCTCAGGTCGGAGAGAGATGCTGCTGTCCCCAGGCATCCTCCTCCAAGTCTCTGCAGCCTGGGGAGGTCTGGGCACTGAGGGGCCCTCGGGGCTCTTAGTGGCACATCCGAGcagtcatttctttctgttaagAGCAAGCAGGATGTGAGATAGGACAGCCAATCACAAAACGGGCAGCATGGATAGCGCACACATGGAAATTTATGGGAATGCAGGTAGGGGGGCACCCGAGGGCTTCCCTGAACCCCAAACTAACAACACACACCCTCGACCAGGCGGCGGCAAACTACCTTGGAGTCAGAGTCAGCATTGTTGGATTTGTGGGCTACATGGTCCCCGTCGCAAAGACTCAACCCTATCGTGTAGCTCACGAGCTGCCAAAGACAACTGGTGACCTGATGTGTGGGCccatgtgccaataaaactttatttacaagaacagCAGCCAGCCCGAAGGGTGGCAGTTTGCCGAGCCTCGTATGGTTTTTGGGACACTGAAAGGAAAGTTCTGGAAGGCAGCCTGCAGATAAAGATGAAACCCTTACACCCACTGAGCATGTGTGCTATCGATTTTAAATCCAGCAAAACTTTCACTGGCAGGCAAAGTGTGCAAGGGAATATACGAAAATGAAGAAGTCATGTGAAGATGTTTTGAACCATTTTTAGAAGTTGTGAAGAACAGACTTCCAGAGATCTGAGTAAACGAGGGCGTCTCCAGCCAACGCTGGACTCCAGGATCCCAAGAGGAAACACAGACAGTGAACTCACAGAGCCACGGCCTTGATCTTCCCTGAGCAAGCCCTCCTGCCGCCACGCATTTCTAGCCAGAGATGCCCCTGTGGCCCTGTGACTGTGACTGCCCTAAAGTTGCTGCTGAAAGAGGCTCTAGACCCCTGAATCCACCCAGCTTCTGGGCAGGTGACCCCCTTCTGAGGAGGCTGGTGGGGCCCCCATGTGCACATTGGGGTACCCACATCCCTAAGATGCCTCAGGAGCGGGTCCCAGGTGCCAGGTCCTGCAATGCCCTTTCAGATCTTCCTGCCCAGAATTGGGTGACCACTGCAGTGCAGGTCCCTGTCACCCCATCACAAACATGGGCCCCAATCTCCAGAAAGGACACTGGCTTCAGGAGCTCTGGTTTTGTGCATGAGACCCAAGGGTGAGAACAGCAtccctgtgtctgtctcctgATTAAACCCGGAAATGGACAGGCCAGGCAGGCACCAGAGGCTGGAGCCTCCCACGCTGGCCTGTGTGTCCCTGTTGTAAGTGACACTTAGAGGATGATTTCTGGACACCTCTGAGTTCAGAACCATGAAGGCAGAATGAACCAGAGGCGAGGGCTGCGTGGAGGCTGGTGAGGAACCCGTGCTCCTCCCGGATCTTTTCCGGGGGGACCCAGGGTCCCTCCTGTTATCCCGCCTCCTGCCCCACCAGGAAACTCCCCAGGGCTGCGACCCAGAGAAGGAGGGCCCCGAGAGCTCACCAGCGGCTCCAGCTCCTTGGTGTCGATGAGGCCGAACTCCCTGACAAAGTAGTAGAAGTGCTTGTAGCAGGTGTTCACGTGGGCCTCGGAGCCCATCTGTGCGATGCGGTCGAAGTGGTGGATGTAGACGTGCACGAACACGCGGAACAGCCGAGACAGGATCTTCCGCACGGCCTGCAGGAAGTTCTTGGGGAACGGCGTGCCTGGGGATGGTGGGAGGGGCATGGGGAGAGGTCAGGATCGATCCTCGGCCGCCTGGAGCGCCGTGATCACAGGCTGAGCCGTCCGGCCAGCCCTGCCAGGCACTTGGGCAACATCTACCTCGACTACGTACATGTTCCCAGGGAGGGAACTCATTTGTAGACATTTCTCCTAGAGGATGTGACAAACGAGTGGACATAGATGCATGTTTGAAGAAGGTCGTGGGAGCAGTGTCTGCAGGACCCTGGGAAGGGCCAGTCCCAACAGTAGGATTAGAGAAACATCGGGAGCGACACGGCTCTTGCCACAGGGAAGGATCTCAATGGATCAGGAGAAGGCGGCAGACGGGAACGAACAGGCATTCCCAGGGCTCCCGCGAGCTGGGCCAGGCCCTGACCCGGGGCCTTCCCCTGACCCAGGGCCTTTCCCAGTGAACTTCACCATGAATGTTCCATTTTCCACCCAGCTCCCTTCTCTGTGTTTGGGACAAGTTAATCTCCAAGGCTGCACCCTTCCCTATGGAGCACCACACTGCCCCCAGCACGTCGGTGCCTGTGTTTTGTCACCTTTAGgcttctgtgtgtgtctatgaCACAGGCCCTGGGAGACCGACTGGGGAAGGTGTGTTCCCCATCTGTGAGGACCCTGGGTTTCCTCCTCTGTCGCTGTGACAGGAGGAAAGGACTGAACACAAGGTATGCTCTACTCTCGAGATGCACCCTAACAATTGTCCACAAACCGATATTTATGGGGTGTCCCTGAAAACCTCTGAAAGCAACAAAGTGTATCACAAACACTGAGTGGGGTGGGGAGTACCCCCCAGGGGTGGTAATCCTGATGGACCGCTGGGTCAGTGACAGTGGTGACAAAgctgacagtgcctggcaccagaCCTGCTAGGGACTCTGGGCTTGACGCTGACACCACCCTTCTCCCCTAGGATGGGGGTGAGGGTGACAGGAGCCCCCAGGAACGAGCTGGAGTGAAGGACaagctcattttgttttttgagacagggttttgctctgtcgcccaggctgcagtgcaatggtgcaatcacagctcactgcagcctctaactcctgagctcaagtgaccctcctgcctcagcctcccagagtgctgggattacaggcatgaaccaccacgcccgacCAAGGAAGAGCTATTGAAAAGACCCAGCTTAGGCAAAGGATTCAGAAACGGAAGCTTTGAGGGCTTCACTGCCCACACCTGTGATGATGCCCTTACATGGGGGTGCAAATTGCAGCCTGAGGGCCAAACCTGGCCTGttgtataaataaagttttattggcacagcCGTGCCCTTGTTCACACGCTGTCCACACCCACGGTTCCTGCCAAGGTTATTCTCTGTTCTTCTTGGTACCACGACAACAACAGACTTCCATGTGTGGGGAGCTGACCAGAGGTGCTTGGGGTACTTCCTGCTCTGAAGTTCTAGGATTTGGACCCCTCAGGAGCTGGGTAGGACATCAGGGGGTCCCAGCAAGTCCAAGGTCAGAACCCGAGGGAGTGTGGGCACAAAGACCCTACCCAGACCTGATCTTGGGGGTTGGGAAACCAAGTAATCCCTATTTTGGGAAAAAGCCCATTCTGGGACACCCAGTTTCCAGATGGGCATCCGAGAGACCCCTGTCAGAGCCCGGCCCCGCCCACCAGGCAGACGCAGGTGAGGCCACAGCAGCGAGAACCTAGCCCAGGGTGCGCAGCTGCAGTGTCCACAGGCTGGGACCGCAGGCCCCCAAGCATGTCCGGGACACTTCCACCCTGTAGGTTCCCAGGGCTGCCATGCTGACTCCCACGGTAACAGTGAGAGAGACCCCTGAACGCACCCTGTGCCTGCGGTGCCAACTACCACCAACACAAGGGCTTAAAACAGTACACGCATCCGCTCCCTGTTCTGGGGGCTAGGAGTCCACACCCTGCCCACTGGGCCAAACCCAGGTGTGGCTAGTGCTGGCCAGTCCCTCCTGGAGGGTCCAGGGAGACCCATGCGCCACTCACCGACGTTTGTGGGGAACAGGTCCTCGTTGTTGATCTGCACCTCGATCCAGTCCATGAGCAGGTCCATGTACCGAGGCGCGGACAGTGCCGTGGGCTTGCGGAACCTGTGCTCATCCTGCCAGCGGTACTCATACTTGGGGCCCCCCGACATGACCGGGCAGGACTCCTCTGTGCAGCCGTCGCTGATGGTGCCGTAGATGAGGTTGACGCGGTTGAAGAAGTCCACCACGTGCATGGCCACCCAGTCGTTGAGGTCCTCGCCAGGGGGCAGCTGCACCGCCAGCCTCAGGTCCAGACCCGCGTTCAGTGACGCCTGCGCCTTCTTGTGCAGCTCGAAGCGCTGGGTGCCCGGCTCAAACTTGCGCTTGGGGCGGAATGTCTTGTCCTTGTTGAAGACTTGCTTCAGGAAAGGGTTGGACATCCTGGTGGCGCCCACTGTCTCACGTTTCCTGGGAGAGGTCCCGGTGGGCTGGCTCCCCCCAGGGATCTGAAACAAGAGAGGGAATAACTGTGACCTGCCCCACTGACAGGGTTCCCTGGAAACTCAGTTCTGGAGGCAACAACGGGatggatttggaatgttccccAGGACTTTAGGTTTCAAAGTGTTTCACCAGAAGGTGTCAGTTTCTCAGAGGGTTAAAACCTCCATgcgtggccgggcgcggtggctcacgcctgtaatcctagccctctgggaggccgaggcgggtggatcgctcaaggtcaagagttcgagaccagcctgagtgagaccccgtctctactaaaaatagaaataaaaattatctggacaactaaaaatatatatagaaaaaaaaattagccgggcatggtggcgcatgcctgtagtcccagctacttgggaggctgaggcagtaggatcgcttaagcccaggagtttgaggttgctgtgagctaggctgacgccacggcactcactctagcccgggcaacagagtgagactctgtctcaaaaaaaaaaaaaaaaaaaaacaaaaacctccatGCGGCATGGCCTGGACGCCCCAGAGTAGAAGGCACCAATAGCTGGGGCCCGAGCGACCCAGAGTGGCTGCGTCCTTCCCCCAAGTCTGGCCCAGATGCTCTGAGCACGCTGGGATGCCACAGTGGTCACAGGTGAGCGCAGCAGCTGAACTGTGGCCTCCACAAAGGGACGTCCCTGTCCTGATGCCTGGAACCTGCGCATGTGGTCTGAGGTTGAAACAGGATCTTGCGATGAGGCCACCCTGGCTTATGTGCATGGGCCTAAGGCCAGTGACGAGTGTCCTCACAGGAACAGAAgaggagagacacacagaggacaCCGAAGCAGGGATTGGGGTGATGTGTCCGGAAGCCATGGGATGCCAGGATGGCAGCAGCCCCCACAGCTGGGAGAGGCCTGGGCGGACCCTCCCTCAGGGCCTCACggggagccagccctgcccacaccctgactttggacttctagcctccagatcTGGGTGAGGGTGAAGTGCTATTGCATGTGTGTCCTGGCCATGTGACTGTGTCCAAACCCCAGTCACTGGATCGGGGCCCCTAAACCACTGTGACCTTGTCTTCAcctaattacatctacaaagaccctactTCCAAACAAGGTAACTTGGCGGGTTCCAGGTAGACATGAATCTTGGGGCAATACTATTCACCCCAGTGCACCATCTAAATGAAGAaaccagccgggcgcggtggtggtgcctgtagtcccaaagctttgggaggctgaggcaggaggatagcttgagcccaggagttggaggctgcagtgagctgtgatgatgcccctgcactccagcctgggcgacagagccagaccctgtctctaaaaacaaaaacaaaaacaaaaaccccaaaacaaacaacTAACAAAAATAAACCTCCCCGAGCAACTCTAAGTCTTGTCCATGCCTACGCAGTAGCTTGGCAGCCGCCCGCTAATGCCCTAGATGGGGCCCTGGCTCTCCCACCCGCTCCCCTCAAGACTCCTGTGTGCTGACAGGGACAGCGACTGATTCCAACGCTCACTGGGAGGTGAGGGGATGACACGATCCCATGGTGCATGGGTGCCTGGCTCACACTCACAACCGGTCCCTGTGTCACCGCCCCCTCATTACTGTCACTGCTAGGATGACGGC encodes:
- the MOB3A gene encoding MOB kinase activator 3A codes for the protein MSNPFLKQVFNKDKTFRPKRKFEPGTQRFELHKKAQASLNAGLDLRLAVQLPPGEDLNDWVAMHVVDFFNRVNLIYGTISDGCTEESCPVMSGGPKYEYRWQDEHRFRKPTALSAPRYMDLLMDWIEVQINNEDLFPTNVGTPFPKNFLQAVRKILSRLFRVFVHVYIHHFDRIAQMGSEAHVNTCYKHFYYFVREFGLIDTKELEPLKEMTARMCH